A genomic window from Castor canadensis chromosome 18, mCasCan1.hap1v2, whole genome shotgun sequence includes:
- the LOC141418823 gene encoding vomeronasal type-1 receptor 1-like, whose translation MASWGMSSESSPHCYQWHWMPAVYPDPCSLPVTSADEASVNLVQMAVVDVVPKVVFLLQVGAGILGNAFLFSIHSPIFLTRHRLKPVDLILSNLAMANSFVLFSKGVQGVMEDLGLAHALGDSGCQVLFFFHRVSRDLSLCTTCLLSCLQAVTISPMSAVWAVLRDRVSKNVDSSCILCWILNLAVNIISPIQIRVYWENSSSSRTGNQIICQYEVSRSGRWSIPLSFPGALLMTLTFVASMHMVCLLRRHHQRVQHVHSPSLTLRTSPEIRATHSILLLVASFIPFYFLNSIYIFYGTKSFSSYLWLQHTLKFLATCFPSLSPLVLVLQNSRALGSCF comes from the exons ATGGCCTCCTGGGGAATGAGCTCCGAATCTAGTCCCCACTGTTATCAGTGGCATTGGATGCCTGCTGTGTATCCTGACCCTTGCTCCCTACCTGTGACTTCAGCAGATGAG GCCTCCGTGAACTTGGTGCAAATGGCTGTTGTTGATGTGGTCCCGAAGGTTGTGTTCCTCCTCCAGGTGGGAGCTGGTATTCTGGGAAatgctttcctgttctccattcaCAGTCCCATATTTCTCACCAGGCACAGACTGAAGCCTGTAGACCTCATTCTGTCCAACTTGGCTATGGCCAACTCCTTTGTTCTTTTCTCCAAAGGTGTACAAGGAGTGATGGAAGACTTGGGACTGGCACATGCCCTAGGAGATTCTGGGTGTCAAGTCCTGTTTTTCTTCCATAGGGTGTCCCGAGATCTTTCACTCTGCACCACCTGCTTGCTGAGCTGCCTTCAGGCAGTCACAATCAGCCCCATGAGTGCGGTGTGGGCAGTGCTCAGAGACAGGGTCTCCAAGAACGTTGACTCCTCTTGCATCCTCTGCTGGATCCTCAATTTGGCTGTCAACATCATCTCTCCCATTCAGATAAGGGTCTACTGGGAAAACAGCAGTAGTTCCAGAACAGGGAACCAAATCATTTGCCAGTATGAGGTTTCCAGGTCTGGAAGGTGGTCAATCCCACTATCTTTTCCAGGTGCCCTATTGATGACCCTCACGTTTGTGGCCAGCATGCACATGGTGTGTCTCCTGCGCAGACACCATCAGAGAGTCCAACATGTCCACAGCCCCAGTCTCACCCTCAGGACCTCCCCTGAGATAAGAGCCACCCACAGCATCCTGCTCTTGGTGGCCAGCTTCATCCCTTTTTACTTTCTCAATTCCATCTATATATTTTATGGCACAAAGTCATTTAGTTCCTACTTGTGGCTGCAACACACTCTGAAGTTTCTTGCTACATGTTTCCCCTCCCTCAGTCCCTTGGTGCTTGTCCTCCAGAACTCCAGAGCCCTGGGGTCTTGCTTTTAG